In Papaver somniferum cultivar HN1 chromosome 1, ASM357369v1, whole genome shotgun sequence, a genomic segment contains:
- the LOC113347201 gene encoding sulfite exporter TauE/SafE family protein 3-like translates to MSKLGENKTTTCSTTYWLLSALQIPVSVLVTFYEAVGLYKGEKVIASLGEKGANWTVHKLVFFALVGVFAGMVGGLLGMGGGFIMGPLFLQLGIPPQVSTATATFSMTFSSSMSVVEYHLLKPLYFLGVATLAALVGQHVVKKVISVLGRASLIIFILVFTIFISAILLGGVGIANMANTIEHNEYMGFEDLCT, encoded by the exons ATGAGTAAATTGGGTG AGAATAAGACAACTACCTGTTCAACAACATACTGGCTACTGTCTGCATTGCAG ATTCCAGTATCAGTACTAGTGACATTCTATGAGGCAGTTGGATTGTACAAGGGAGAGAAAGTGATTGCATCTTTAGGGGAAAAGGGTGCAAACTGGACTGTCCATAAACTAGTTTTCTTTGCACTTGTTGGCGTATTTGCCGGTATGGTTGGTGGATTACTAGGTATGGGTGGTGGATTCATTATGGGTCCTCTCTTCTTGCAGCTTGGAATTCCTCCACAG GTTTCAACCGCAACAGCTACTTTTTCCATGACCTTTTCTTCATCCATGTCTGTTGTCGAGTACCATCTCCTCAAGC CTCTCTACTTCCTAGGAGTGGCAACTCTAGCTGCATTAGTAGGTCAACATGTAGTGAAAAAGGTTATATCGGTATTAGGAAGAGCATCtctcatcatcttcattctcgTCTTCACAATCTTCATTAGCGCAATCTTACTAG GTGGAGTTGGCATCGCAAACATGGCCAATACGATTGAGCATAACGAGTACATGGGTTTTGAGGATTTATGCACATGA